In Rhizobium gallicum bv. gallicum R602sp, the following proteins share a genomic window:
- the pcaC gene encoding 4-carboxymuconolactone decarboxylase — MNEASTPSERYRQGMATRRAILGHDHVDRAEAGSTAFDKPFQDLITEAAWGHVWSRPTFTKRERSIVTIALLAALGQDDETAMHVRATANTGASRQDVCEALLHVAIYAGVPAANHAIKIAKQVFEQMDAEKTA; from the coding sequence ATGAATGAAGCCTCCACCCCGTCCGAACGCTACCGGCAGGGCATGGCGACCCGCCGCGCGATCCTCGGCCACGACCACGTCGATCGCGCCGAAGCAGGCTCGACGGCTTTCGACAAGCCGTTTCAGGACCTGATTACGGAGGCTGCCTGGGGGCATGTCTGGTCGCGTCCAACCTTCACGAAACGCGAGCGCTCGATCGTAACGATCGCGCTTCTGGCAGCCCTGGGCCAGGATGACGAGACTGCGATGCATGTTCGCGCTACGGCCAATACGGGTGCCAGCCGCCAGGATGTTTGCGAAGCGCTGCTGCACGTGGCGATCTATGCGGGTGTTCCGGCTGCCAATCACGCGATCAAAATCGCCAAACAGGTTTTCGAGCAGATGGACGCCGAAAAGACAGCCTGA
- the pcaD gene encoding 3-oxoadipate enol-lactonase, giving the protein MQFARVNDVTIHYQIIGGPADKPVIVFANSLGTDFRIWRDVIVRLAGDFAIVLYDKRGHGLSDVGQLPYSIDDHASDLIGLLETLEVEQAFICGLSVGGLIAQSLYQQRPDIVRGLILCDTAHKIGTAETWNARIEAVENNGIGSIVDAVMERWFTPAFRRPENPAYAGYCNMLARQNVEGYAATCGAIRDADFTNAAGKIAVPTICIVGDQDASTPPDLVRSTAQLIPNARFETIRDAGHIPCVEQPEALTAVIRAFIDFALHGELSP; this is encoded by the coding sequence GTGCAATTTGCCCGCGTCAACGATGTCACGATTCACTATCAAATCATTGGTGGCCCTGCCGACAAGCCGGTCATTGTCTTTGCCAATTCGCTCGGCACGGATTTCAGGATCTGGCGCGATGTGATCGTGCGGCTGGCAGGCGATTTTGCAATCGTGCTTTACGACAAGCGCGGGCATGGTCTTTCGGATGTCGGCCAGTTGCCGTATTCAATCGACGATCATGCCTCAGACCTGATCGGCCTCCTGGAGACGCTTGAAGTCGAGCAGGCCTTCATCTGCGGCCTTTCGGTCGGAGGGCTCATCGCGCAGTCGCTTTACCAGCAGCGCCCGGATATCGTTCGCGGCCTGATCCTTTGCGATACGGCACACAAGATCGGCACCGCCGAAACATGGAACGCCCGCATCGAGGCGGTCGAAAATAACGGGATCGGCAGCATCGTCGATGCGGTGATGGAGCGTTGGTTCACGCCGGCCTTCCGCCGCCCGGAAAATCCAGCCTATGCAGGCTACTGCAACATGCTTGCCCGCCAGAACGTCGAAGGCTATGCGGCAACCTGCGGCGCCATCCGCGATGCCGATTTCACAAACGCCGCAGGCAAGATTGCAGTTCCTACCATCTGCATTGTCGGCGATCAGGACGCTTCGACGCCACCCGACCTGGTGAGGTCCACCGCGCAGTTGATCCCGAACGCCCGGTTTGAAACGATCCGCGATGCCGGCCACATCCCCTGCGTTGAGCAACCGGAGGCGCTTACCGCCGTCATCCGCGCCTTCATCGATTTCGCCTTGCATGGAGAACTAAGCCCATGA
- the pcaQ gene encoding pca operon transcription factor PcaQ produces the protein MIDSRIKFRHLQTFVEVARQKSVMKAAELLRVSQPAVTKTIRELEEVLGVAVFERDGRGIKITRYGEVFLKHAGAALTALRHGLDSVTQERVGDAPPIRIGALPTVSTRVMPQAMALFLKENTWSRIKIVTGENAVLLEQLRVGDLDLVVGRLAGAEKMAGFSFEHLYSEQVVFAVRAGHPLLKTKQSPFAALADYTVLMPTRASIIRPFVESFLIANGVPNLPNQIETVSDSFGRAFLRSSDAIWIISTGVVAADIEDGVLAVLPIDTSETKGPVGLTMRTDAIPSLPLSILMQTIREAARETSAR, from the coding sequence ATGATCGACAGCCGTATCAAGTTTCGCCATCTACAGACCTTTGTCGAGGTTGCGCGGCAGAAAAGCGTCATGAAGGCGGCTGAACTCCTGCGTGTCAGCCAGCCTGCGGTGACGAAGACGATCCGCGAACTGGAAGAGGTGCTTGGCGTTGCGGTTTTCGAGCGCGACGGGCGCGGCATCAAGATCACACGGTACGGTGAGGTGTTCCTGAAGCATGCGGGCGCGGCGCTGACGGCGCTCCGCCACGGGCTCGATTCCGTCACCCAGGAGCGGGTGGGCGATGCTCCGCCGATCCGCATCGGCGCGCTTCCGACGGTTTCGACGCGCGTCATGCCGCAGGCGATGGCGCTATTCCTCAAAGAAAATACTTGGAGCCGCATCAAGATCGTGACTGGGGAAAATGCGGTGCTTTTGGAGCAGCTTCGAGTCGGCGACCTCGATCTTGTCGTCGGACGCCTTGCCGGAGCGGAAAAGATGGCAGGCTTTTCCTTTGAGCATCTCTATTCCGAGCAGGTGGTGTTTGCCGTCCGGGCTGGCCACCCGCTGCTGAAAACCAAACAGTCGCCCTTTGCCGCACTCGCGGATTACACGGTGCTGATGCCGACGCGGGCCTCGATCATCCGTCCTTTCGTCGAAAGTTTTCTAATCGCCAATGGCGTACCGAATCTGCCAAACCAGATCGAGACGGTTTCCGATTCTTTCGGCCGCGCCTTCCTGCGCTCAAGCGACGCAATCTGGATCATCTCGACTGGCGTTGTGGCAGCCGACATCGAGGACGGCGTGCTGGCGGTACTGCCGATCGATACGAGCGAAACGAAAGGGCCTGTGGGCCTGACGATGCGCACGGATGCCATCCCCTCATTGCCGCTATCTATTTTGATGCAGACGATCCGGGAGGCCGCGCGCGAGACTTCCGCAAGATGA
- a CDS encoding SGNH/GDSL hydrolase family protein yields MQFGDHLKSLGISNIRMLGDSITAGLKASQPHLAWPPLFAAEVDGLPIQNHAVPGTVLQGSRLADGKPRPDNGLGRFKRALLNEPHRDAILILYGYNDARYTAAPETMNVRNFTRDYGRMLERLIEAGHGERLAIGSPPYIPDAGFFGRQRRLHRPDANGFRRLCRDRRHAGATLLTLLCTCLQEHESSWRRRLGLS; encoded by the coding sequence ATGCAATTCGGGGACCACTTGAAATCGCTGGGAATTTCCAACATCCGCATGTTGGGCGACAGCATCACCGCTGGCTTGAAGGCCAGCCAGCCGCATCTGGCCTGGCCTCCTCTGTTCGCAGCCGAGGTCGACGGCTTGCCGATCCAGAACCACGCTGTTCCAGGTACCGTGTTGCAGGGCTCACGCCTAGCGGATGGCAAGCCGCGGCCGGACAATGGGCTCGGCCGCTTCAAACGGGCTCTTCTGAATGAGCCGCATCGCGATGCGATCCTGATCCTCTACGGCTACAACGACGCCCGCTATACGGCGGCTCCGGAGACCATGAATGTGCGGAATTTCACGCGCGACTATGGCCGGATGCTGGAAAGGCTGATCGAAGCCGGCCACGGCGAGCGGCTCGCAATCGGCAGCCCGCCCTACATCCCCGATGCCGGGTTTTTTGGTCGGCAGCGCCGGCTTCACCGGCCAGACGCGAACGGGTTTCGAAGGTTATGTCGAGATCGTAGGCATGCTGGCGCGACGCTTCTCACTCTTCTATGCACCTGTTTACAAGAGCATGAAAGCTCATGGCGACGGCGTCTTGGCCTCAGCTGA
- a CDS encoding LacI family DNA-binding transcriptional regulator, protein MTGSKRLTQHDIAKLAGVSQATVSLVLNGASAALARIPPETRERVQHVIRTTGYVADPIARRMAKGLNRILGVFTYEPAFPSEQADFFTPFLLGIEEEAQAQKYDLLLLTGAGVGRERKIFADGNRLRIADGCLVLGREFDRAELKRLVSGDYPFVAIGRREDAGGPVPYVGGDYTNGTRTLVEKARALGHEKLAYVGPSGSAESVADRWRGFADATTAGAELVLHVDEVGRPAGETLDVIVASGATAVFFIELADAVRVEAAARKRGLSVPEDFSAIVLGSHVRAERSHVQFTAFDIPREEMGRQATAMLVRRIEGAAPIEQILLTCEPVEGETLGPAPFGSAKKRT, encoded by the coding sequence GTGACAGGCAGTAAGCGCTTGACTCAGCACGATATTGCGAAACTGGCCGGCGTCAGCCAGGCGACCGTCTCACTTGTGCTGAATGGCGCTTCCGCAGCTTTGGCGCGCATCCCGCCCGAAACCCGCGAACGTGTGCAGCATGTCATTCGCACGACGGGCTACGTAGCCGACCCGATCGCCCGGCGCATGGCCAAGGGCCTCAATCGCATTCTCGGCGTCTTCACCTACGAACCGGCCTTCCCGAGTGAGCAGGCGGACTTCTTCACACCCTTTCTGCTCGGCATCGAGGAAGAGGCGCAGGCGCAGAAATACGATCTCCTGCTTTTAACCGGTGCCGGTGTCGGCCGGGAACGGAAGATCTTTGCCGACGGCAACCGGCTCAGGATCGCCGACGGCTGCCTTGTGCTCGGCCGCGAATTCGATCGCGCCGAACTCAAGCGGCTGGTTTCTGGCGATTATCCCTTCGTGGCGATCGGCCGACGTGAGGACGCTGGCGGACCCGTTCCTTACGTCGGCGGCGATTACACGAACGGCACGCGGACACTGGTCGAGAAGGCGAGGGCGTTGGGACACGAGAAGCTGGCTTACGTCGGCCCCAGCGGATCGGCCGAATCCGTCGCGGACCGCTGGCGCGGCTTTGCAGACGCGACCACCGCAGGCGCCGAGCTGGTTTTGCATGTCGACGAGGTCGGCCGGCCGGCCGGCGAGACCCTCGATGTCATCGTCGCGAGCGGCGCGACTGCCGTCTTCTTCATCGAACTGGCGGATGCGGTGCGCGTCGAGGCGGCGGCTCGAAAGCGCGGCCTTTCCGTGCCCGAAGATTTCTCGGCGATCGTACTCGGCAGCCATGTGCGCGCCGAGCGCAGCCATGTGCAGTTCACCGCCTTCGACATTCCTCGCGAAGAAATGGGGCGGCAGGCGACCGCCATGCTGGTGCGTCGAATCGAGGGTGCGGCCCCGATCGAACAAATTCTTCTGACCTGTGAACCGGTCGAAGGCGAGACCCTTGGTCCCGCCCCTTTCGGCTCTGCAAAGAAACGGACGTGA
- a CDS encoding FAD-dependent oxidoreductase, whose translation MRADILVVGGGLGGVAAALGACRAGKSVVMSEEFDWIGGQSTSQAVPSDEHTWVEQFGITRSYRKLRNGIRQYYRDNYPLTEAARGWSDLNPGGGWVSRICAEPRVSLAVMEAMLMPYRGAGRLKVLQPYRPVTADVDGDRVRSITVRHRDTGREIVIAANYILDATELGDLLPMTGTEYVKGFEAQSDTGEPNAPPKAQPDNVQAVSVCFAVDCVDGDQTIDKPEHYDYWSTYQPHFWGGPLLGFTAPHPRTLEFTTRSFTPNVDDDPLLVDADQRKGGGDENLWLFRRIAARRNFVPGFYESDICFVNWPMIDYMDGTIIDVSEEEKAKHLKSAADLSYAVFYWLQTQAPRIDGGQGYRGLRLRGDITGTEHGLAMAPYVRESRRIKPVTRVVEQDLSYAVRGGKGAVNYRDSVGIGMYRIDLHPSTGGDNYIDVASCPFEIPLGALLPERMKNLIPAGKNIGTTHITNGCYRLHPVEWNIGEVAGMLAAYCLEKGLKPHQIQENDEHLRDFQRELTREGIEIRWPDIAAY comes from the coding sequence ATGCGAGCGGATATTCTGGTGGTGGGCGGCGGCCTCGGTGGTGTTGCGGCGGCACTTGGTGCATGCCGGGCGGGCAAGAGCGTCGTTATGAGCGAGGAATTCGACTGGATCGGCGGTCAGTCGACCAGCCAGGCCGTGCCCTCCGACGAACATACGTGGGTCGAGCAGTTCGGCATCACGCGCTCCTATCGAAAGCTGCGCAATGGCATTCGCCAGTATTACCGCGACAACTACCCGCTGACCGAAGCGGCTCGGGGCTGGAGCGATCTCAATCCCGGCGGCGGCTGGGTGAGTCGCATCTGCGCCGAGCCGCGGGTCAGCCTCGCGGTGATGGAAGCGATGCTGATGCCCTATCGTGGCGCTGGTCGTCTCAAGGTGCTGCAGCCCTATAGACCGGTCACGGCTGATGTCGATGGCGATAGGGTTCGCTCCATCACCGTCCGCCATCGCGATACGGGCAGGGAGATCGTCATCGCTGCCAATTACATCCTCGATGCGACCGAACTTGGCGATCTGCTGCCGATGACCGGCACCGAGTATGTGAAGGGTTTCGAGGCCCAGTCCGATACGGGCGAGCCTAATGCACCGCCCAAAGCCCAGCCGGACAACGTTCAGGCGGTGTCGGTCTGCTTCGCCGTCGATTGCGTGGATGGCGACCAGACGATCGACAAGCCGGAGCACTATGACTACTGGTCCACGTATCAGCCGCATTTCTGGGGCGGCCCGCTGCTTGGCTTCACTGCGCCGCATCCGCGCACGCTGGAATTCACGACCCGCTCGTTCACGCCGAATGTTGACGACGATCCGCTGCTGGTCGATGCCGACCAGCGCAAGGGCGGTGGCGACGAAAACCTTTGGCTTTTCCGCCGCATCGCGGCACGCCGCAATTTCGTGCCCGGCTTCTACGAATCCGACATCTGCTTCGTGAACTGGCCGATGATCGACTACATGGACGGCACGATCATCGACGTTTCCGAGGAGGAGAAGGCGAAGCACCTGAAGTCGGCCGCCGATCTTTCTTACGCGGTCTTCTACTGGCTGCAGACGCAAGCGCCGCGCATCGACGGCGGGCAGGGCTATCGCGGCCTACGGCTCCGCGGCGACATCACGGGCACCGAACATGGCCTCGCCATGGCGCCTTATGTCCGCGAAAGCCGCCGCATCAAACCGGTAACGCGCGTCGTCGAACAGGATCTTTCTTATGCTGTACGCGGAGGAAAAGGTGCCGTGAACTATCGCGACAGCGTCGGCATCGGCATGTATCGCATCGACCTTCATCCATCGACCGGCGGCGACAACTATATCGATGTGGCGTCCTGTCCGTTCGAGATCCCGCTCGGCGCGCTCCTGCCCGAGCGGATGAAGAACCTCATTCCGGCCGGCAAGAACATCGGCACCACCCACATCACCAACGGCTGCTACCGCCTTCATCCAGTCGAATGGAATATCGGCGAAGTGGCCGGCATGCTCGCGGCCTATTGCCTGGAGAAAGGACTGAAACCTCACCAGATCCAGGAAAACGACGAGCATCTCCGCGACTTCCAGCGAGAGCTCACCCGTGAGGGCATTGAAATCCGCTGGCCGGACATCGCGGCCTATTGA
- a CDS encoding ABC transporter substrate-binding protein, with product MNYHRTLKSAVVALAVAVPLAIVLPWGGIANAQDAVNLRMTIWSANEAHLKLFNEIAAGFKKDHPNVTVTFESLPFDTYTTALTTQIAGGNAPDMAWIFETSAYDFVNSGALYPLTDTLKATQGYNLDEVSATATERWTKDGKFYAYPFSTSPFAMFVNNDVIKAAGAKTPAELIVAGQWTWDNAIATASAVGQNGKGGLIVRDFNYQIWQNLASIWNGWGASPWSDDGKTCTMTEKPMVDALTFIHEAIFKKKAIPGPGENVDFFAGNAAMTITQISRASLLPKDKPFSWDLVPLPKGPAGDYALIGQAGIGVMQTGKNAKTAAEFVAYMTSPENSAKLSQFFPSARKSLLNAEVLKTTNPLLSQEQIDKVVISGIVTGKVIPGHTGFAQIQQAVRSGLDAVWRPDADIPGTLQKICGQIGPLLKR from the coding sequence ATGAATTATCACAGGACACTGAAATCGGCGGTGGTGGCGCTTGCCGTTGCCGTGCCGCTCGCCATTGTGCTCCCTTGGGGCGGCATCGCCAATGCACAGGATGCGGTCAACCTGCGAATGACCATCTGGAGCGCCAACGAGGCGCATCTCAAACTCTTCAACGAGATCGCTGCAGGGTTTAAGAAGGACCATCCGAACGTCACGGTGACCTTTGAGTCGCTGCCGTTCGACACCTACACCACGGCGCTGACCACCCAGATCGCCGGCGGCAATGCGCCGGACATGGCCTGGATCTTCGAGACTTCGGCTTACGACTTCGTCAATTCGGGCGCGCTCTATCCGCTCACCGATACACTCAAGGCGACGCAGGGCTACAATCTCGACGAAGTGAGCGCCACTGCGACCGAACGCTGGACGAAGGACGGCAAGTTCTACGCCTATCCCTTCTCCACCTCGCCGTTCGCGATGTTCGTCAACAACGACGTCATCAAGGCTGCCGGCGCAAAGACGCCTGCCGAGCTCATCGTCGCTGGCCAATGGACCTGGGACAACGCGATCGCGACAGCTTCAGCGGTGGGCCAGAATGGCAAGGGCGGCCTGATCGTCCGAGACTTCAACTACCAGATCTGGCAGAATCTCGCCTCCATCTGGAACGGCTGGGGCGCTTCCCCCTGGAGCGACGACGGTAAGACCTGCACGATGACGGAAAAGCCGATGGTCGACGCGCTGACCTTCATCCACGAGGCGATCTTCAAGAAGAAGGCGATCCCAGGTCCCGGCGAAAACGTCGATTTCTTCGCCGGCAATGCGGCGATGACGATCACGCAGATCAGCCGCGCCTCGCTGCTGCCGAAGGACAAGCCCTTTTCCTGGGATCTGGTGCCATTGCCGAAGGGACCTGCCGGTGACTATGCGCTGATCGGCCAGGCCGGTATCGGCGTCATGCAGACCGGGAAAAACGCCAAGACGGCCGCCGAATTCGTCGCTTACATGACGAGCCCGGAAAACTCGGCCAAGCTCAGCCAGTTCTTCCCGTCGGCCCGCAAGTCGCTGCTCAATGCTGAAGTGCTGAAGACGACCAATCCGCTTCTGAGCCAGGAGCAGATCGACAAGGTCGTCATCTCCGGGATTGTAACGGGCAAGGTCATCCCCGGACACACCGGCTTTGCGCAGATCCAGCAGGCCGTTCGTTCCGGCCTCGATGCCGTCTGGCGTCCGGATGCGGATATCCCCGGCACGCTCCAGAAGATCTGCGGCCAGATCGGCCCACTCTTGAAGCGCTAA
- a CDS encoding carbohydrate ABC transporter permease, giving the protein MAVAQDRAIAEGRSSSPFWTVARRDSLAGFLFIAPQLIGIVVFVLIPLGLVFWYSLHEWNVLANTFTYTGAQNYWMLIEDTNLFEVLGATAIFSAGLVVFNLSLALLLAVLLNQKLAGIAIFRTLFFSPVVVSLVAWTIVWGFLLQKNGGINGILQVFGIEGPNWLREETTAMISVIVVQVFKNVGLNMILFLAALQGVPNELYEAARIDGAPRFKQFRRITLPLISPTMLLTSIITIVGSLQVFAQIAVLTQGGPGLSTTVLVYYLYQQAFQFHFFGYGSTLSILLFAIVAVLTFAQWQMRKRIVFYES; this is encoded by the coding sequence ATGGCTGTCGCGCAAGATCGCGCAATTGCGGAAGGCCGCTCCTCATCGCCGTTCTGGACGGTTGCGCGGCGCGACAGTCTCGCCGGTTTCCTCTTCATCGCACCGCAGCTGATCGGCATCGTCGTCTTCGTGCTGATCCCGCTTGGACTCGTCTTCTGGTATTCGCTGCACGAGTGGAACGTGCTTGCCAATACCTTCACCTATACGGGCGCACAGAACTACTGGATGCTGATCGAGGATACGAACCTCTTCGAAGTCCTGGGAGCGACCGCGATCTTTTCCGCCGGGCTCGTCGTTTTCAATCTCTCCCTGGCGCTCCTGCTTGCGGTTCTCCTCAACCAGAAGCTCGCAGGCATCGCCATCTTCCGCACGCTGTTCTTTTCGCCGGTCGTCGTCTCGTTGGTCGCCTGGACAATTGTCTGGGGGTTCCTGCTTCAGAAGAATGGCGGAATCAACGGCATACTGCAGGTCTTCGGTATCGAAGGACCGAACTGGCTTCGCGAGGAAACGACCGCGATGATCTCCGTCATCGTCGTGCAGGTTTTCAAGAATGTCGGCCTCAACATGATCCTGTTCCTGGCGGCGCTGCAGGGCGTGCCGAACGAGCTCTACGAGGCTGCGCGGATCGACGGCGCGCCGCGCTTCAAGCAGTTCCGCCGCATCACCCTGCCGCTGATCAGCCCGACCATGCTCTTGACCTCGATCATCACCATCGTCGGATCGCTGCAGGTTTTCGCGCAGATCGCGGTGCTGACCCAAGGCGGCCCAGGGCTTTCGACGACGGTGCTCGTCTATTACCTCTACCAGCAGGCCTTCCAGTTCCATTTCTTCGGCTATGGCTCGACGCTCTCGATCCTGCTCTTCGCGATCGTCGCCGTGCTGACCTTTGCCCAGTGGCAGATGCGCAAGAGGATCGTCTTCTATGAAAGCTGA
- a CDS encoding carbohydrate ABC transporter permease gives MKAELSPRMKVFLYGLMCVLLIPFVFPTWWMVTSSVKPISDIFAFPPQLVPASYDWTTYRKVFELQPFVQQYWNSAYIAAVVTVGTMIVSSMAGYAFARIKFPFANTIFMIVLLGLLIPSEVTIVPLFQMFLKAGMVNTHWPLVLVPIFGAPSVFATFVMRQFFVTLPAELEEAARVDGLGRFKIFRKIALPLAKPALASVAIFTFLHSWNLFLEPIVFLSSADKFTLPQALTQYTDAYGGPMWNIQLAAATLTALPVLIVFIIAQKQFVEGLAHTGLKG, from the coding sequence ATGAAAGCTGAGTTGTCTCCGCGCATGAAGGTTTTTCTCTACGGGTTGATGTGCGTGCTGCTCATCCCCTTTGTCTTTCCGACCTGGTGGATGGTGACGTCTTCGGTGAAACCGATCAGCGACATCTTTGCCTTTCCGCCGCAACTCGTTCCGGCAAGCTATGACTGGACGACCTACCGAAAGGTTTTCGAGCTGCAGCCTTTCGTGCAGCAATACTGGAACTCGGCCTATATTGCCGCTGTGGTGACGGTCGGCACGATGATCGTCTCCTCCATGGCTGGCTACGCCTTTGCGCGCATTAAATTTCCTTTCGCTAACACGATCTTCATGATCGTGCTGCTCGGGTTGCTTATCCCGTCTGAGGTGACGATCGTGCCGCTTTTCCAGATGTTCCTGAAAGCCGGCATGGTGAATACCCACTGGCCGCTGGTCCTTGTGCCGATCTTCGGGGCGCCGAGCGTCTTTGCCACGTTCGTAATGCGGCAGTTCTTCGTGACGCTGCCGGCTGAGCTGGAAGAGGCGGCACGCGTCGACGGCCTCGGGCGCTTCAAGATCTTTCGGAAAATCGCCCTGCCGCTGGCGAAACCGGCGCTCGCGTCAGTGGCGATCTTCACTTTCCTCCATTCGTGGAACCTGTTCCTCGAACCGATCGTGTTCCTGTCGAGCGCGGACAAATTCACCCTGCCGCAGGCGCTGACCCAATATACCGACGCCTATGGCGGACCGATGTGGAACATCCAGCTCGCCGCCGCCACGCTCACCGCGCTCCCCGTTCTCATCGTCTTCATCATCGCGCAGAAGCAATTCGTCGAAGGGCTCGCGCATACCGGCCTCAAGGGCTGA